Below is a genomic region from Sulfitobacter sp. OXR-159.
CACCCCGCGTCAGGCGGAACTGGCGGCCCTCATGCCCGAGAAGCTGCCGCCCGACACCTCCAAGATGCTGCTCTGCCCGATGCCGGGTCTGGTGGTGAAACTCGACGTTGAAGTAGGTGACGAGGTCCAAGAGGGCCAAGCGCTCTGCACCATCGAGGCGATGAAAATGGAGAACATCCTGCGCGCCGAGAAGAAGGGCATCGTCAGCAAGGTCAACGCTGGCGCGGGCGACAGCCTTGCGGTGGACGATGTCATCATGGAGTTCGAATAGGGTGCGATGCGCTGGCGATCAGGGCGGGCAGGGCGCGGGGCATCAACGGATGACGTCGCGCTCCTTTGCCTCTCTGATTTCACGCTGGCGCAGCGGCATCTTGTCGATGCTGCGGGTGATCTCGCGCACGTCCCATGGAAAGGGTTTGCGCAGCTCGATCTGGCCTTCCTTGTCGACCAGCACCAGCATGAAGCCCCGCGGGCGCATCCGCAGCCTGAGCGCGCTGCGCGCGGTAGGGTCGGTATCGGTCAGCACGATGACATCACGCAGCCGCAACTCTTCCTCGCGGTCGCGGAGGTATTCCATCTGCGCGACATATGCCGGATCGTTCTCGGAATTGGCAAAGACCAGAACGGGCCGCTTTTTCCATTGGAAGACGCTGATATCGGCCATATCGGCGGGCAGGAACAGCGGATCCTCCATCAGGGTATCGGCCCCTTGGGCAATCGCTGTGCTGGCGATCAATCCTGCAAAAACTAGTGAGATCAAACGTTTCATCAAGGCTCCTGTCCCTTCAGATATAGGGGGCCTGTACCATTTTGCGAAGGGCAAAGCGCCGCAGGGGGCATTTATCCCCGTGAGGGCGCGCCCCGTGACAATTCAGCCGCCGGTGATGCGCAGGCCCATGCCTGCCGCCCGGCGTTAAGGGAGAAGGACAAGCATATGACATCCGACCAAAAGGACGCCAAGACACGCTGGAAGGAACTGGCCACGGGCGAATTGCGCGGACGCAGCCTTGATGATCTGACGTGGAAGACGTTGGAGGGGATCGACGTACAACCGCTCTATACCGCCGACGACGTGAACGGGCTGGAGCATCTCGGCAGCATTCCCGGCGAAGCGCCGTTTACGCGCGGCGTGAAGGCGACGATGTACGCGGGCCGTCCTTGGACGATCCGGCAATATGCAGGTTTTTCGACGGCTGAGGAATCCAACGCCTTTTACCGCCGCGCGCTGGCCGCCGGGCAGCAGGGTGTTTCGGTGGCCTTTGATCTGGCAACGCACCGGGGCTATGACAGCGATCACCCGCGCGTTGAGGGCGATGTGGGCAAGGCCGGTGTGGCCATCGATTCGGTTGAGGATATGAAAATCCTCTTCGACGGCATTCCGCTGGATCAGGTGTCGGTCTCCATGACGATGAACGGCGCGGTGATCCCGATCCTCGCCAATTTCATCGTGGCTGGCGAAGAGCAGGGCCACGACCGCGCCAAGCTCTCGGGGACGATCCAGAATGACATCCTCAAGGAATTCATGGTGCGCAACACCTATGTCTACCCGCCGGAACCGTCGATGCGGATCATCGGGGACATCATCGAATACACCTCGGACCACATGCCGAAGTTCAACTCGATCTCGATCTCGGGCTACCACATGCAGGAGGCGGGCGCGAACCTCGTGCAAGAGCTGGCCTTCACCATCGCGGACGGGCGCGAATATGTGCGCACCGCGATCGCCGCCGGCATGGACGTGGACCGTTTCGCGCCGCGTCTGTCGTTCTTCTTTGCCATCGGCATGAACTTCTTCATGGAGGCCGCCAAACTGCGCGCCGCGCGTCTGCTTTGGTCGCGGGTCATGGAGGAGTTCGAACCGAAAAACCCCAAGTCGTCGATGTTGCGCACCCATTGCCAGACCTCTGGCGTGAGCCTCGCGGAACAGGACCCCTACAACAACGTGGTGCGCACCGCTTACGAGGCGCTGTCCGCCGTGCTGGGCGGTACGCAATCGCTGCACACCAACTCGCTTGATGAGGCAATCGGCCTGCCGACGGAGCATTCTGCCCGCATCGCTCGGAACACCCAGCTGATCCTGCAAGAAGAGACCGGCATCACTAACGTCGTCGACCCGCTCGCGGGCAGCTACTACGTCGAGAAGCTGACCGCTGATCTGGCCGAAGCAGCGTGGAATCTGATCGAGGAAGTTGAAGAGATGGGCGGCATGACCAAGGCCGTGGCCTCCGGCATGCCGAAACTGCGCATCGAGGAAGCCGCGGCCCAGCGTCAGGCGGGCATCGACCGTGGCACCGAGGTGATCGTGGGCGTCAACAAGTACCGCCGCGACAAGGAAGAGCCGATCGACATCTTGGACGTGGACAACGTCAAGGTCCGCGCCGGTCAGGTTGCGCGGCTGGAGCGTATCCGGGCCGAGCGGGACGACGCGGCATGCACCGCCGCCTTGGCGGAACTGACACGGCGGTCCGCCGAGGGCGGCAACCTGCTCGACGCGGCGGTTGAAGCCGCGCGCGCACGCGCCACAGTGGGAGAAATCAGCATGGCGATGGAGAAAGAATTCGGGCGGCACCGGGCCGAGGTCAAGACGCTCTCGGGCGTCTATGGCGCGGCCTATGAGGGCGACGCGGGCTTTGCTGACATCCAGAAATCGGTCGATGAGTTCGCCGAGGCCGAAGGCCGCCGCCCGCGCATGTTGGTGGTCAAGATGGGCCAAGACGGGCACGACCGGGGCGCTAAGGTGATCGCCACGGCTTTCGCTGATATCGGCTTTGACGTGGACGTGGGCCCGCTGTTCCAGACGCCCGCCGAGGCCGCGCAGGATGCGGTGGACAATGACGTGCATGTCGTCGGCATCTCCAGCCAAGCGGCGGGGCATAAGACATTGGCACCGCAACTTATTCAGGCGCTGAAGGGTGCAGGGGCCGAGGATATTCTGGTGATCTGTGGCGGCGTCATTCCGCAACAGGATTACAAGTTTTTGCAGGACGCGGGCGTCAAGGCGATCTTTGGCCCGGGGACGAACATCCCGACGGCTGCGCAGGATATCCTCAAGCTGATCCGCGAGACCCGGAAGTGATGCAGGCTGAAACGGGCGCGGCCCAAACGGGCCGCGCGATCCGCCCGGCAGGGCGGCGCGATGCCGCTGCCGTGGCGGGCCTATGGAACGGCATGATCCGCGTCAGCCTCTCGACCTTTACCACCGACGAAAAGACGCCAGAGGATATCACCGCGCTGATCGCCGCCCGCGCCGGTGCCTTCTGGGTGGCCGAAGACTCAGGGCAAGTCATGGGTTTTGTCACCTACGGCAGCTTTCGCGGCGGTCCGGGCTACGGCGCGACGGTCGAACATAGCATCGTGTTGTCGGACGCCGCACAGGGGCAGGGGCTGGGGCGCGGCTTGATGACGCGGGCGGTCGAGGCGGCAGCGGCGCAGGGCCATCACGTCATGGTCGCCGCGATCAGCAGCGCCAATCCGGGCGCTGTGACTTTCCATGAAAAACTGGGCTTTGCGCAGGTGGGCCGGATGCCCGAAGTCGGGCGCAAACACGGCCAATGGCTTGATCTGATCTTGATGCAAAAAACCCTGTCAGCATCCTGACTTCCCCGGTGCCAGCGGTTAAGCTGGGGGCCGAATACCAAAGGGTCAGCCCATGTCGATCTGGACGCGCATCTCCGAAGCTTTGTCAGCCCTCACCGCGGGCGAGGGGCTGTCGGCCGTTTTTGACCGTCTGCGCAGCCCGCCCGAACGTTCGGTCGCCTTTACCATCGCAGTCATCGCCTTGGGCGCGAAGATGGCCAAGGCTGATGGGCTGGTGACCCGCGACGAGGTGACCGCCTTTCGCGAAGTGTTCCAGATTGCCGAAGGGGACCAAGACGGCGCTGCGCGGGTCTTTAACCTTGCGCGGCAGGATGTCACCGGGTTTGAGGAATACGCGAAACGCATCGCCAGCATGTTCAACGACCAGCCCGAGATGCTGCATGATCTGATGGAGGGGCTGTTTCACATCGCCATGGCCGATGGCATCTATCACCCGAACGAAAACGCCTTTCTCGAAGATGTGGCTGCGATCTTTGGCATGGGAGAGGAGGCTTTTGCCTCGCTCAAAGCGCGGTTCGTGCCCGACAGCTCGCCCCTGCCGCGCACAGTTCTGGGCATCGGCCCCCATGCCACGCTTGAGGAAGCCCGCAAGGCGTGGCGGCGGTTGGTACGGGAGAACCATCCCGACGCGCTGGTGGCGCGGGGCTTGCCGCAAGAAGCCATCAAAATGGCCGAAAAACGCATGATCGACATCAACCGCGCGTGGGAAACGATCTCGGGCAAACACGCTTGATGCGCATCGCGACTTACAATGTCGAGTGGTTCGCGAGCCTTTTTGACGATGACAATCAGCTCTACGACGACGGTGAATGGTCTTCGCGCTATCAGGTGACCCGTGCGCAGCAGACGGCGGCTTTGGGGCTGGTTTTCGGCGCGCTGGATGCCGATGCGGTGATGGTGATTGAGGCGCCGAACCAAGGGCGGCGGCAGTCCACCGTGGCAGCGTTAAAGCATTTCGCCGCGCGGTTTGCCTTACGCGCGCGGGAGGCCGTCATGGGGTTCTCCAACGATACAGAGCAAGAGATTGCGCTGCTTTATGACCCCGATAAGCTCACGGCCCGCCATGCGCCGCTGGCCGCTGCTGATGCCCCGCGCTTTGATCAGACACTACGGATTGATCTTGACGTGGATGCGACAGAGGATGCCGTGGTCTTCTCCAAACCGCCGCTGGAGTTGGAGGTGACCACGAAGGCTGGGTTTGCTTTTCAGATGATCGGCGCGCATCTGAAATCCAAAGCGCCCCATGGGGCCAAGTCGGAGGCCGATGTGCTGCGCATCGCCATCGCCAACAGGCGCAAGCAGTTGGCGCAGGCGATCTGGCTCAGGCGGCGGATCGATACGCATCTGGCGGCAGATCGGCCGGTGATGGTGATGGGTGATCTGAACGACGGGCCGGGGCTGGATGAGTTCGAGAGCCTGTTTGGGCGGTCTTCGGTCGAGATTGTGCTGGGGGAGGGGGCGGGGGCGCTCTTTGATCCGCATGCCAAACAGGCGCTTAGCCGACGTTTGGGGGCCGCGCCCACCAGCGCGCGGTTTTGGATCGCGCCCGAAGAACGCTTCCTTCAGGCGCTATTGGACTACATCATGGTCACGCCGCAAATTCAGGCCCGGGATGCCCGCTGGCGCATTTGGCACCCGATGGATGACCCCGCCTGCTGGCAAAACGTGGCCCTGCGTGATGCGCTTCTTGCGGCGTCGGATCACTTTCCGGTCACGCTGGATGTCGACCTTTAGGCGGGCTTGTGCCCGTGCATCGGCAGAAGACTAGAAATCCCGAACGCGCCGCCTACATCAATTGCATGACACGTTTCATGCCCCTTATCGCCCTTTGCACGATGCTGCCGCTCGCGGCCCACGCGCAAGAGGACAACGAAGAACGCGGCCTCGGCTTGATGGAGCGCGGCGCGCAGATGTTCATGGACGGGATTATGGATGAAATGGGCCCGGTCATGGAAGGCTTCGAAGGCTTTACCGAAGCCATGCGCCCCGCCCTGCGTGATTTCGCGCGGGAGA
It encodes:
- a CDS encoding DUF4174 domain-containing protein, with protein sequence MKRLISLVFAGLIASTAIAQGADTLMEDPLFLPADMADISVFQWKKRPVLVFANSENDPAYVAQMEYLRDREEELRLRDVIVLTDTDPTARSALRLRMRPRGFMLVLVDKEGQIELRKPFPWDVREITRSIDKMPLRQREIREAKERDVIR
- the scpA gene encoding methylmalonyl-CoA mutase, with the protein product MTSDQKDAKTRWKELATGELRGRSLDDLTWKTLEGIDVQPLYTADDVNGLEHLGSIPGEAPFTRGVKATMYAGRPWTIRQYAGFSTAEESNAFYRRALAAGQQGVSVAFDLATHRGYDSDHPRVEGDVGKAGVAIDSVEDMKILFDGIPLDQVSVSMTMNGAVIPILANFIVAGEEQGHDRAKLSGTIQNDILKEFMVRNTYVYPPEPSMRIIGDIIEYTSDHMPKFNSISISGYHMQEAGANLVQELAFTIADGREYVRTAIAAGMDVDRFAPRLSFFFAIGMNFFMEAAKLRAARLLWSRVMEEFEPKNPKSSMLRTHCQTSGVSLAEQDPYNNVVRTAYEALSAVLGGTQSLHTNSLDEAIGLPTEHSARIARNTQLILQEETGITNVVDPLAGSYYVEKLTADLAEAAWNLIEEVEEMGGMTKAVASGMPKLRIEEAAAQRQAGIDRGTEVIVGVNKYRRDKEEPIDILDVDNVKVRAGQVARLERIRAERDDAACTAALAELTRRSAEGGNLLDAAVEAARARATVGEISMAMEKEFGRHRAEVKTLSGVYGAAYEGDAGFADIQKSVDEFAEAEGRRPRMLVVKMGQDGHDRGAKVIATAFADIGFDVDVGPLFQTPAEAAQDAVDNDVHVVGISSQAAGHKTLAPQLIQALKGAGAEDILVICGGVIPQQDYKFLQDAGVKAIFGPGTNIPTAAQDILKLIRETRK
- a CDS encoding N-acetyltransferase family protein, whose translation is MQAETGAAQTGRAIRPAGRRDAAAVAGLWNGMIRVSLSTFTTDEKTPEDITALIAARAGAFWVAEDSGQVMGFVTYGSFRGGPGYGATVEHSIVLSDAAQGQGLGRGLMTRAVEAAAAQGHHVMVAAISSANPGAVTFHEKLGFAQVGRMPEVGRKHGQWLDLILMQKTLSAS
- a CDS encoding molecular chaperone DjiA — protein: MSIWTRISEALSALTAGEGLSAVFDRLRSPPERSVAFTIAVIALGAKMAKADGLVTRDEVTAFREVFQIAEGDQDGAARVFNLARQDVTGFEEYAKRIASMFNDQPEMLHDLMEGLFHIAMADGIYHPNENAFLEDVAAIFGMGEEAFASLKARFVPDSSPLPRTVLGIGPHATLEEARKAWRRLVRENHPDALVARGLPQEAIKMAEKRMIDINRAWETISGKHA
- a CDS encoding endonuclease/exonuclease/phosphatase family protein — translated: MRIATYNVEWFASLFDDDNQLYDDGEWSSRYQVTRAQQTAALGLVFGALDADAVMVIEAPNQGRRQSTVAALKHFAARFALRAREAVMGFSNDTEQEIALLYDPDKLTARHAPLAAADAPRFDQTLRIDLDVDATEDAVVFSKPPLELEVTTKAGFAFQMIGAHLKSKAPHGAKSEADVLRIAIANRRKQLAQAIWLRRRIDTHLAADRPVMVMGDLNDGPGLDEFESLFGRSSVEIVLGEGAGALFDPHAKQALSRRLGAAPTSARFWIAPEERFLQALLDYIMVTPQIQARDARWRIWHPMDDPACWQNVALRDALLAASDHFPVTLDVDL